The Fontisubflavum oceani genomic interval TGAGCTGTTACGCTATCTTTAAAGGATGGCTGCTTCTAAGCCAACCTCCTGGTTGTTTTGGTCGTCCCACCTGCTTTCCCACTTAGCCATGAATTAGGGGCCTTAGCTGGAGGTTAGGGTTGTTTCCCTCTTCACAATGGACGTTAGCATCCACTGTGTGTCTGCCATCTAGTACTCCCGGGTATTCGGAGTTTGGTTAGGATCAGTAAGCCTGTGGGGCCCCATTACCCATCCAGTGCTCTACCCCCCGGGGTATTCGGATGACGCTCTACCTAAATAGATTTCGCGGAGAACCAGCTATCTCCGAGTTTGATTGGCCTTTCACCCCTAGGCACAACTCATCCCGACCTTTTTCAACAGGTGTGGGTTCGGACCTCCAGTAAGTGTTACCTTACCTTCATCCTGGTCATGCCTAGATCACTCGGTTTCGGGTCTGATCCCACGAACTCATGCGCCCTATTAAGACTCGCTTTCGCTGCGCCTACACCTATCGGCTTAAGCTTGCTCGTGAGACCAAGTCGATGACCCATTATACAAAAGGTACGCCGTCAGCTCTCAAGGAGCCTCCGACTGCTTGTAGGCGCTCGGTTTCAGGTACTGTTTCACTCCCCTCGTCGGGGTGCTTTTCACCTTTCCCTCACGGTACTGGTTCACTATCGGTCAGTAAGGAGTACTTAGCCTTCGAAGGTGGTCCTCCGATGTTCAGACAGGATTTCACGTGTCCCGCCCTACTTAATACGTCTGATCATGCTTCCAATACGGGGCTGTCACCCACTATGGCCAACCTTTCCAGGTTGTTCTTGTCACATTCACAGCTCGGCTGGTCCCCGTTCGCTCGCCGCTACTAGGGGAGTATCTATTGATTTCCTTTCCTCCGGGTACTTAGATGTTTCAGTTCCCCGGGTTTGCCTTTATAACCCTATGTATTCAGGTTATAAATCCCTGATTCAGCGACCTATTGATTACCGAAGTAACAATAGGAAACTGTCAGGTGGGTTGCCCCATTCGGAGATCTGTGGGTCAAAGCCTATTCTCGGCTAACCACAGCTTATCGCAGAGTATCACGTCCTTCATCGCCTCTTACTGCCAAGGCATTCACCAAACGCCCTTCTTGCGCTTGATTTGATCCAGAAAAAGACAGGCTTTTTCTGCACCCGACCCCCTTTTGTGAAAAGGTCGGGCATTGATCAAAAGCATACTTTCCCGCTCCCCCGACTGGTTCATCCGGGGGAACTTTGTCGGCCGTCCGAAGACGGCCTTGGGTTAGTGTACTTGACTTGGATTAGTTATCTTCACTTTCGGGGTCGAACCCCAGACCTGCCGCACTTGGCAGCTCAGTGAAGAAACTGATGTTATTATCTCTCTATACGATGTCAATTCGTCCGATTGGACGGCTAAACGCAGGTGCGCTTAACGGTCAAATCGAAATCGGGTTTTGGTGGAGCCTAGCGGGATCGAACCGCTGACCTCCTGAATGCAAATCAGGCGCTCTCCCAGCTGAGCTAAGGCCCCTAGGGATATGGTGGGTCGAGGAGGACTTGAACCTCCGACCTCACGCTTATCAGGCGTGCGCTCTAACCACCTGAGCTACCGACCCAAGTCCCGGGCGGTAACCCGTTCATGTTCTGAAGAGATATGAGGACGGCTCGGTCCGATGTGGTCATCTATGATGACCTTATGCTCTTGCGAGCTGCTAAGTGTTTCATGAGATGAGCAAGCTCATCTGGCTAGAAACATCCTTAGAAAGGAGGTGATCCAGCCGCAGGTTCCCCTACGGCTACCTTGTTACGACTTCACCCCAGTCGCTGATCCTACCGTGGTTGGCTGCCTCCTGCGAACAGGTTGGCGCACCACCTTCGGGTAGAACCAACTCCCATGGTGTGACGGGCGGTGTGTACAAGGCCCGGGAACGTATTCACCGCGTCATGCTGTTACGCGATTACTAGCGATTCCGACTTCATGGGGTCGAGTTGCAGACCCCAATCCGAACTGAGATAGTTTTTGGGGATTAACCCATTGTCACTACCATTGTAGCACGTGTGTAGCCCAACCCGTAAGGGCCATGAGGACTTGACGTCATCCACACCTTCCTCCCGCTTATCACGGGCAGTTTCCCTAGAGTGCCCAGCCGAACTGCTGGCAACTAAGGATGTGGGTTGCGCTCGTTGCCGGACTTAACCGAACATCTCACGACACGAGCTGACGACAGCCATGCAGCACCTGTCACTGATCCAGCCGAACTGGAAGGAAACCGTCTCCGGTAACCGCGATCAGGATGTCAAGGGTTGGTAAGGTTCTGCGCGTTGCTTCGAATTAAACCACATGCTCCACCGCTTGTGCGGGCCCCCGTCAATTCCTTTGAGTTTTAATCTTGCGACCGTACTCCCCAGGCGGAATGCTTAATCCGTTAGGTGTGTCACCGAGATGCAAGCATCCCGACGACTGGCATTCATCGTTTACGGTGTGGACTACCAGGGTATCTAATCCTGTTTGCTCCCCACACTTTCGTACCTCAGCGTCAGTATCGAGCCAGTGAGCCGCCTTCGCCACTGGTGTTCCTCCAAATATCTACGAATTTCACCTCTACACTTGGAATTCCACTCACCTCTCTCGAACTCAAGACTTCCAGTATTAAAGGCAGTTCCAGGGTTGAGCCCTGGGATTTCACCTCTAACTTAAAAGTCCGCCTACGTACGCTTTACGCCCAGTAATTCCGAACAACGCTAACCCCCTCCGTATTACCGCGGCTGCTGGCACGGAGTTAGCCGGGGTTTCTTTACCAGGTACTGTCATTATCATCCCTGGCGAAAGAGCTTTACGACCCTAGGGCCTTCGTCACTCACGCGGCATGGCTAGATCAGGGTTTCCCCCATTGTCTAAGATTCCCCACTGCTGCCTCCCGTAGGAGTCTGGGCCGTGTCTCAGTCCCAGTGTTGCTGATCATCCTCTCAAACCAGCTATGGATCGTCGGCTTGGTGAGCCGTTACCTCACCAACTACCTAATCCAACGCGGGCCGATCCTTCTCCGATAAATCTTTCCCCCTAAGGGCGTATACGGTATTACTCTCAGTTTCCCGAGGCTATTCCGTAGAGAAGGGCACGTTCCCACGCGTTACTAACCCGTCCGCCGCTCGCCCCGAAGGGTGCGCTCGACTTGCATGTGTTAGGCCTGCCGCCAGCGTTCGTTCTGAGCCAGGATCAAACTCTCAAGTTGAAAAGCAGTTACCTGCTTAACCTTGACGTTCGAACCTCTGCACATCGTCCCTCCCGGCAAGGAAGGGACAGTCTTCTGTTTGTTGTGCTTCTGGTTTCATAAGAAACCGGAAACCGTCCAAACAGTGAAGCTGACACTGGATCATCGGATCGAAACCCTACCAGCGCGATATACAGACGTTGATCCATCGAATGAACCAAACCGCCCACATATCTCTTCAGATACCATCGATTTCAAAGAGCGTGAGACAAAACAAACTGAGATGCGCCGTAACTTGTTTGGCGCGCCCCGCCTGTATTATCTCGATTTTAGTCTGCGTCTCGTTGCCTTGCGGCCCGTTTGGCGCCCCGGTCAGTCGCCTCAGCGCCGCCGGTGAGGGGGTATTTACGGATTGGGTGGGGGGGCCGCAAGGGGTTTTTTGCAGAAAGATGACATTTTTTGCGGGATAACATGTTTTTCGTTTATTTTCATGTGTTTAGATATCCAAGAACCTTTAGGGTGAGGTCTTGGCCGCACGCCCCGCCAGATCGGCCCGGCGACTCAGGGTACGGTAATACCCCAAGATATCGGCTTATCCCCAGAGATGTCCCCAGATATGGATTTTTGGCCCATCGAGTCCCCGCGACTCGGGCCGACTCAACTGGCGAGTCGGGTGCGAATAACCGGCAGTCGAAGTGCCAAAAGCCCCAAAACCACCGCCAAATAGATCATCGGCTCTAGCTGGAAGCCTTTTGCCAGCCAAACGTAATGCACCGCACCGAGAAGCGCCGCCGGGTACACAAGCTTATGCAGCTTGCGCCAGGCGGCCGCGCCCATCCGCCGGACCGACAGGTTGTTTGATGTGACCGCCAAGGGGATCAGCAAAGCAAAACCCGCCATCCCAATCGTGATATAGGGCCGGTCCACGATATCCGCCCAGACTCGGCTCAGGCTTTGGACATCAAGCAGGGCCCAGACCAAGAAATGCGCCAAGACATAGAAGAAGGCGACGACCCCGATCGCGCGGCGGAACTTAAACGCATTGATGCCTGCAATCTGGCGGAGCGGGGTGACGACAAGACCAAGGATGACCAGTTGAAGCGCGATCTCGCCATATTCATGCTCCAGCGCTTCGATCGGCTCGACGCCAAGCCCACCGGTCGCCCCGAGATAGAACAACCAGGCCGCCCAAGCCGCTCCGACGATGTAGAGCGCCCATGGCGGCACCAGTCGCAAACCACGATTGATCCGGTCAACCAGCATTCTCTTGTCCTACCTTCGCTTGGCTGCAACCGGTGATCGCTTTTCTTCTGCCGCAGACACGGCGGGGTGCGATCTTGGTCTCGCCACTCTGCCCATGCCCTGCGCGTCAGAAGAATTCCGACAGATCCATGCCCTCATAGAGACTGGCCACCTCATCCTCATAGCCATTGAACATCAGCGTGTCCTGGCGACTGGCAAAGAGCCCGCCGCCGATCCGCCGTTCTGTGGCTTGGCTCCAGCGCGGGTGATCCACATTTGGGTTCACATTACTATAGAAGCCGTATTCCCGGGGTTGGGCCATGTTCCAACTGGCGAGCGGCTGATCCGCTGTAAGGGTGATCCGCACGATGCTCTTGATACTCTTGAAACCGTATTTCCAGGGAACGACCAAGCGGATCGGCGCACCGTTCTGGTTGGGCATCGGTTCCCCATAAAGACCGGTCGCCATAATCGTCAGCGGGTGCATCGCCTCGTCCAGGCGCAATCCCTCCCGATACGGCCATTCCAGAACAGGGAAGCGGAGGCCGGGCATTTCCTCGGGCCGGTTCAGCGTCTCAAACGCCACATATTGCGCGCCATCCTGCACGCCAACCCCCTCCAGCAGATCGGCCAGTTCAAATCCGTTCCACGGCACAACCATCGACCAAGCCTCGACACAGCGCAGGCGATAGATGCGTTCCTCAACCGTCATCCCCTCCATGATCTCGGCAAAGGAATAGGTGCCGGGATTGTCGACCAGCCCATCGACCACGATCTCCCATGGCTCGGTCGTCATCATATGCGCATGTGCAGCAGGGTCGTCCTTGCCGGTCCCGAACTCATAGAAGTTGTTATAGTTGGTGATCTCTTCCCAGGTATTGGGCTCCAGGTCCTGAGCCTGTGCCTGCCCCCCAATCAGCCCGGCGCCAAGAAGCGCGCCACTGCCCGCCATGATCTGGCGGCGGTTCAGATACATCTCTTTCGGGGTCACATCCGCCCAAGTCAGGGGGAGCGATAACGTCCTGCCATGTCAATCTCCGTGTCGGTTGGCCGCAACTTGCCTTAAAAGATGCGTCCGGCCCAAGCCAAAGCACGTCTGATCACGAAACTGTTTGGCCCGCGCGATCAGACGGGAACAATTCGTTCATCGGGATTGACGTGCCATCTGGCTGCACGAGACGCACATGGCGGCGACGTAGCAAACGCGGCTCGGACACCCCGACAGAATGGGCAATCGTCTCAACTTCTTTGACAATCGACGTGCCATACATCGCGACGCGCTTGTCCTTGTCTTCGACGACCAGCCCTGCCTGAAAGCGCGGATCATGGGTGGTGATGCCGGTCGGACAGGTGTTTTTGTTACATTTCAGCGCCTGGATACAGCCAAGCGAGAACATGAACCCGCGCGCCGATGTTACAAAATCCGCGCCCGCCGCCAGCGCCCAAGCAACATCGCCGGGATTGACCAGCTTGCCGGAGGCGACGATCCGGATGCGATCCTTCAAACCGGCCTTGTTTCTGAGATCGGCCAAAAGCGGCAAGGCCTCGCGGATCGACATGCCAACAAGATCCATCAGCGGCATTGGCGAAGCGCCCGTCCCGCCCTCGCCACCATCGAGTGTGATGAAATCGGGCGCACATTCACCGCCGCGCGCATCGATCCGGTCAAACAGATCGTTGAACGCCTCGACACCGCCCATCACGGTTTTGATGCCCACCGGCTTTCCGGTCACGTCACGGATATGGCAGATCATGTCCAGGAGATCGTCGAAATTGTTGATCTCCTTGTGCCGGTTCGGCGAAAGCGAGTCTTTGCCAGGATCAATCCCGCGAATCTCGGCAATCTCATCGGTGATCTTCTCCGCAGGGAGAATGCCGCCTTTGCCAGGCTTGGCCCCTTGCGCCAGCTTCAGCTCGAACATTTTAACTTCGGTCTTCTCGGCGACGCGTTTCAGCTTCTCGTCATCGAGATTCCCATCCGCGTCGCGCACACCGTATTTCGCTGTGCCGATCTGATAGACAATGTCAGCCCCACCCTCGAGGTGATACGGCGACAGCCCCCTTCCCCGGTGTTCATCCACATCCCCGCCGCGCGCGCGCCACGGCTGAGCGCGCGAACCGCCGGTTTCGATATCGCGCCATAGCTCATGCCGGAGATGTTGAAGAACGACCGTGCCATGAACGGAATCCGCGCATATGGCCCGATCTCCATCGGTTCGGATTTGGCGAACTGATCATCCAGCGGCGGAAATGGGTCCGGCGTAAAGAGCGGCGTGCCGACGACACCAATATTCCGCGTGGAACCAAAGGCCAGCGTGTTCCTGCCCCCATCCGCCGCATGCTGCACCCAATCGCGCTGCGCCCGGTTGAACGGCAATTCCTCACGATCCATCGCAAAGAAATACTGCCGGAAAAACTCCCCCAATGTGCTGAACAAGCTGCGGAACCGCCCGATCACTGGGTAGTTTCGCCGGATCGCATCGCTCTTCTGCGCCCGGTCAAGCACGAAGATTACGACGATCAGAAGAGCGGCAAGACCGATCACCAGCCAAAACACCAGGGCGAGAGCTTCCAAATACCAGGTCATATTCATCTCCAAACCGCGCTGCGCCATCTTTGCGATCACATATCACAAGGCAAGCCAAACCCGCGTGATCGGCTCACGTCCGATAACACCAGGTAACATCCGTTTTACTGGATTTCGTTAACCGTCCCGGCTTAGGCGCGAAGGACATCCCGTCAACCCCCTCAGCGGGTCGTCGCTTATCTTGTCTGCCTGTCGACCGCGGCCATCTCCCGCCACACGGGGAGCAACCCCGCAGATGACTTATGGGAGACATCCAATGCTACGACGTACGCTTCTTGCCCTCACGGCTTCAAGCTTTCTGGCCGCTCCGGTCTTCGCTGACGGCCACGCGATGGATATCGTCGACACAGCCGCTGATGCCGGCACCTTCAACACACTCGTGGCGGCTGTTGAAGCCGCTGGCCTGGTCGACACGCTGAAGAGTGAAGGGCCATTCACCGTTTTCGCACCCACCGATGACGCCTTCGCCGCCCTGCCCGAAGGCACAGTCGAGTCGCTTCTGATGGAAGAGAACCGCGATCAGCTTGTGGCGATCTTGACCTATCATGTGGTGCCGGGCGCCGTGATGTCCGGCGATCTCAGCGATGGGATGATGGCCGCCACGGTCCAAGGTGGCGAAGTAATGATCGGAACCGAGGGCGGCGTGACGGTTAATGAGGCCAATGTGGTGGCCGCCGATATCGAAGCGTCCAACGGCGTGATCCATGTGATCGACGCGGTGATCTTGCCAGAGATGTAAGTGGAAGCTGCCAGTCGGTCTCAGACCTTGCCGACGGGTGATACACATCTGAGATAGACAAAGGCCCCGGCGCAAACCGGGCCTTTTCATAGCGACTTGGGGGGTCCTTCAGTGAACCACGGCATCCTCGGGCGGTTGCCTGTTTGAGGCGCTGACCCGATCGCCGACAATCAAGCCTTCAGACCCGGCGCTGATGTGAAGCGTCTCTCCGTCTTTCACCTCACCCGCCAAGATCATCTCGGCCAGTTGGTCTTGGAGACTCCGCTGGATCACCCGTTTTAGCGGACGGGCTCCAAAGACCGGGTCATAACCCTCATCGGCCAGCCAGGTCATTGCACCCTCATCCAGATCAAGCGTGATTTTGCGCTCGGCCAAGCGCGCGCCAAGCCGCTGAAGCTGGATCGTCACGATGCCGTCCATATCAGCCCGGCTTAGCCGGTCGAAGATGATCGTCTCATCCAGACGGTTCAAAAACTCGGGCCGGAAATGTGCCCGAACCGCATCCATCACATCGCGTTTCGCGTCCGAGGCATCGGCCCCATCTGGCAACTGGCTCAACGCCTGCGCGCCAAGATTCGAGGTCAGCACAATCAGCGTCTGCTTGAAATCGACCGTCCGCCCCTGACCATCCGTCAGTTGCCCGTCGTCAAGCACCTGCAACAGCACGTTAAAGACATCCGGGTGCGCTTTCTCCA includes:
- the msrQ gene encoding protein-methionine-sulfoxide reductase heme-binding subunit MsrQ, which translates into the protein MLVDRINRGLRLVPPWALYIVGAAWAAWLFYLGATGGLGVEPIEALEHEYGEIALQLVILGLVVTPLRQIAGINAFKFRRAIGVVAFFYVLAHFLVWALLDVQSLSRVWADIVDRPYITIGMAGFALLIPLAVTSNNLSVRRMGAAAWRKLHKLVYPAALLGAVHYVWLAKGFQLEPMIYLAVVLGLLALRLPVIRTRLAS
- the msrP gene encoding protein-methionine-sulfoxide reductase catalytic subunit MsrP; protein product: MYLNRRQIMAGSGALLGAGLIGGQAQAQDLEPNTWEEITNYNNFYEFGTGKDDPAAHAHMMTTEPWEIVVDGLVDNPGTYSFAEIMEGMTVEERIYRLRCVEAWSMVVPWNGFELADLLEGVGVQDGAQYVAFETLNRPEEMPGLRFPVLEWPYREGLRLDEAMHPLTIMATGLYGEPMPNQNGAPIRLVVPWKYGFKSIKSIVRITLTADQPLASWNMAQPREYGFYSNVNPNVDHPRWSQATERRIGGGLFASRQDTLMFNGYEDEVASLYEGMDLSEFF
- a CDS encoding fasciclin domain-containing protein, producing MLRRTLLALTASSFLAAPVFADGHAMDIVDTAADAGTFNTLVAAVEAAGLVDTLKSEGPFTVFAPTDDAFAALPEGTVESLLMEENRDQLVAILTYHVVPGAVMSGDLSDGMMAATVQGGEVMIGTEGGVTVNEANVVAADIEASNGVIHVIDAVILPEM